A section of the Deinococcus taeanensis genome encodes:
- the rpsB gene encoding 30S ribosomal protein S2, which produces MSYISMKQLLEAGVHFGHETKRWNPRFKRFIFAERNGIFIIDLQKTLKQVDRSFDFIKELSERGGVILFVGTKKQAQEIVELEARRTGMPFVTSRWLGGMLTNFKTMRTRIDRLNELDELFESGRINDRLKAERIKLAAERERLQRFVGGIRKMTRLPDAIFVVDPTKEVIAVQEANKLGIPVIALADTDSDPDVIDYIVPGNDDAIRSIQLITHRIGDLLVEARGGGEDVGAAEEAEQTDATAEQSDN; this is translated from the coding sequence ATGTCCTACATCAGCATGAAGCAGCTGCTGGAAGCCGGAGTTCACTTCGGTCATGAAACCAAGCGCTGGAACCCCCGGTTCAAGCGGTTCATCTTTGCCGAGCGCAACGGCATTTTCATCATCGACCTGCAGAAGACCCTCAAGCAGGTGGACCGCAGCTTCGACTTCATCAAGGAACTCTCCGAGCGTGGCGGCGTCATCCTGTTCGTCGGCACCAAGAAGCAGGCTCAGGAGATCGTGGAGCTCGAGGCGCGCCGCACGGGCATGCCCTTCGTCACCAGCCGCTGGCTCGGTGGGATGCTCACGAACTTCAAGACCATGCGCACCCGCATTGACCGCCTGAACGAACTCGACGAACTGTTCGAGTCCGGCCGCATCAATGACCGTCTGAAGGCCGAGCGCATCAAGCTCGCCGCTGAGCGCGAGCGTCTGCAGCGCTTCGTGGGTGGCATCCGCAAGATGACCCGTCTGCCCGACGCGATTTTCGTGGTGGACCCCACCAAGGAAGTCATCGCCGTGCAGGAAGCGAACAAGCTGGGGATTCCCGTGATTGCCCTGGCCGATACCGACAGCGATCCTGACGTGATCGACTACATCGTGCCCGGGAACGACGACGCGATCCGCAGCATCCAGCTGATCACCCACCGCATCGGCGACCTGCTCGTCGAGGCGCGTGGTGGCGGCGAGGACGTCGGCGCGGCCGAAGAGGCCGAGCAGACCGACGCCACCGCCGAGCAGAGCGACAACTAA
- a CDS encoding heme-dependent oxidative N-demethylase subunit alpha family protein translates to MAPPTLYRPFMTGTYAVNAGLYRLGHQPIPWLDPPAPEHHTFTLDDTYPAFIASKAAAHQRAPHQYMGEAALTPNLREAALTHVACTLATNSAGLITWDGHTLRNGLLGWQATLHPRWNALDHLQRFPAPHAHLVQHLTPLHALDFLGLNMQEDLALIARDPHTQADWLAATHVLSPQHWDPRDKLGRNFTHVHAPIPGSAPMNATAPRLMDAVIDRGPFIRFAWGLSMTDRLDHHPAAPPDADRHPHTRFDPHHAYLRVERQTLTGFPDAHGALFTIRPLTHPLTQAVQTPHHAHALATAIRSMTPQQTEYKGLTHLQDDLLRWLDSRSLH, encoded by the coding sequence GTGGCACCCCCCACCCTCTACCGCCCGTTCATGACCGGAACGTACGCCGTCAACGCCGGCCTGTACCGCCTCGGCCACCAACCCATCCCGTGGCTGGACCCACCCGCACCCGAACACCACACCTTCACCCTGGACGACACGTACCCCGCCTTCATCGCCAGCAAGGCCGCCGCCCACCAGCGCGCCCCCCACCAGTACATGGGCGAAGCCGCCCTCACCCCCAACCTGCGCGAAGCGGCCCTGACCCACGTGGCCTGCACCCTCGCCACGAACAGCGCCGGCCTCATCACCTGGGACGGCCACACCCTCCGCAACGGCCTCCTGGGCTGGCAGGCCACCCTGCACCCCCGCTGGAACGCCCTGGACCACCTCCAGCGCTTCCCGGCCCCCCACGCACACCTCGTGCAGCACCTCACCCCCCTGCACGCCCTGGACTTCCTCGGCCTGAACATGCAAGAGGACCTCGCCCTCATCGCCCGCGACCCCCACACCCAGGCGGACTGGCTGGCCGCCACGCACGTCCTGAGTCCACAGCACTGGGACCCGCGCGACAAACTCGGGCGGAACTTCACCCACGTCCACGCGCCCATCCCTGGCAGCGCCCCCATGAACGCCACCGCGCCACGCCTCATGGACGCCGTCATCGACCGAGGCCCGTTCATCCGCTTCGCCTGGGGGCTCAGCATGACTGACCGGCTCGACCACCACCCCGCTGCGCCCCCCGACGCTGACCGCCACCCGCACACCCGCTTCGACCCCCACCACGCCTACCTGCGGGTGGAACGGCAGACCCTCACCGGCTTCCCGGACGCACACGGCGCCCTCTTCACCATCCGGCCCCTCACGCATCCCCTCACCCAGGCCGTGCAGACCCCCCACCACGCCCACGCCCTCGCGACCGCCATCCGCTCCATGACCCCCCAGCAGACCGAATACAAGGGATTAACCCACCTGCAAGACGACCTGCTGCGCTGGCTGGACAGCCGCAGCCTACACTGA
- a CDS encoding aminoglycoside phosphotransferase family protein yields MDLEGYVARWALTPDGERRCTHSSDLLPVWWEGRPAMLKVARSVEEERGNALMVWLGGVGAARVYRHAGRALLMERLEGAGSLAALVASGQDDEATRVLCGAAAGVHRPRPEEPGMLPLRAWFRALAGAAGHGGTFADAWAAAQGLLGDQRDVWPLHGDLHHGNVLRSAERGWLLIDPKGLLGERTFDFANMLCNPGLEDALRPGRLERQAGVIARTAGLEAGRLLAWVGAYAGLSAAWHLEDGQPVQAEQTLQVAAAALALSHRSAK; encoded by the coding sequence ATGGATCTGGAGGGGTATGTGGCGCGGTGGGCGCTCACGCCGGACGGGGAGCGGCGCTGCACGCACAGCAGTGATTTGCTGCCGGTCTGGTGGGAGGGGCGCCCGGCGATGCTGAAGGTGGCGCGCAGCGTGGAGGAGGAGCGCGGGAATGCCCTGATGGTCTGGCTGGGCGGGGTGGGCGCGGCGCGGGTGTACCGGCATGCGGGCCGGGCGCTGCTGATGGAGCGGCTGGAGGGGGCGGGGAGTCTGGCGGCGCTGGTGGCCTCCGGGCAGGATGATGAAGCGACGCGTGTGCTGTGCGGCGCGGCGGCGGGGGTGCACCGGCCGCGGCCGGAGGAGCCGGGCATGCTGCCGCTGAGGGCGTGGTTCAGGGCTCTGGCCGGGGCGGCCGGGCATGGCGGCACGTTCGCGGACGCGTGGGCCGCGGCGCAGGGGCTGCTGGGTGACCAGCGGGACGTGTGGCCACTGCACGGGGACCTTCACCACGGCAACGTGCTGCGAAGCGCGGAGCGTGGCTGGCTCTTGATTGATCCGAAGGGTCTACTGGGGGAGCGCACTTTTGATTTCGCGAACATGCTGTGCAATCCCGGCCTGGAGGACGCGCTGCGCCCGGGGCGGCTGGAGCGGCAGGCGGGAGTGATTGCCCGGACAGCGGGGTTGGAGGCCGGGCGGCTGCTGGCGTGGGTGGGGGCGTACGCGGGGTTGTCTGCGGCGTGGCACCTGGAGGACGGGCAGCCTGTGCAGGCGGAGCAGACTCTTCAGGTGGCGGCGGCTGCGCTGGCCCTCTCCCACCGGAGTGCGAAATGA
- a CDS encoding ribonuclease domain-containing protein has protein sequence MSHRPALALLLAALLAACDTPAPQTQPSTTPPPSSRTAPAPTTRNERNTIARQALPREGQQILQQISRGGPFRYAKDGSTFGNRERHLPRQPSGYYREYTVPTPGETDRGARRIICGGQPTTSLNDCYYTADHYNTFRRIQP, from the coding sequence GTGAGCCACCGCCCCGCCCTGGCCCTGCTGCTCGCCGCCCTCCTGGCCGCCTGCGACACCCCCGCACCCCAGACGCAACCCAGCACCACCCCCCCACCCTCGTCACGCACAGCCCCAGCCCCCACCACCCGCAACGAGCGCAACACCATCGCAAGACAGGCTCTGCCCCGCGAAGGTCAGCAGATCCTCCAGCAGATCAGCCGGGGCGGCCCCTTCCGCTACGCGAAAGACGGCAGCACCTTCGGCAACCGCGAACGCCACCTCCCCCGGCAACCCAGCGGCTACTACCGCGAGTACACCGTTCCCACCCCCGGCGAAACCGACCGGGGCGCACGGCGCATCATCTGCGGCGGGCAACCCACCACCAGCCTGAACGACTGCTACTACACCGCCGACCACTACAACACGTTCCGGAGGATCCAGCCGTGA
- a CDS encoding undecaprenyl-diphosphate phosphatase — MDWFYALVYGIVEGITEFLPISSTGHLILTGNLMGVPWTKDVKDTFEVVIQGGAILAVLAYYWKDFLQIRHIGRDQTQQTLWLGVLVACIPAVILGLLFGDTIKAHLFRPSVVAWALIVGGILMWLIESRRVTPSVHAIETIGVRRSFMIGALQCLALLWPGFSRSASSILGGMVLGLDRPTATRFSFYLGVPTLGGAALLDFIKSRDILAEIGVLNVLLGAAVSFAVAYLSIGWLLRFVSTNNFKPFAIYRVIVGLIILTLIATGVLNNGNLA; from the coding sequence ATGGACTGGTTCTACGCCCTCGTTTACGGCATCGTCGAAGGAATCACCGAGTTCCTGCCGATCAGCTCCACCGGGCACCTGATCCTCACCGGCAACCTGATGGGCGTGCCCTGGACCAAAGACGTCAAGGACACGTTCGAAGTGGTCATCCAGGGCGGCGCGATCCTCGCCGTGCTCGCCTACTACTGGAAGGACTTCCTGCAGATCCGCCACATCGGCCGCGACCAGACGCAGCAGACCCTCTGGCTGGGCGTTCTCGTCGCCTGCATTCCCGCCGTCATCCTCGGCCTCCTGTTCGGGGACACCATCAAAGCGCACCTGTTCCGCCCCAGTGTCGTCGCCTGGGCCCTCATCGTGGGCGGCATCCTGATGTGGCTCATCGAAAGCCGCCGGGTCACGCCGAGCGTGCACGCCATCGAAACCATCGGGGTGCGCCGCTCCTTCATGATCGGCGCGCTGCAATGCCTCGCGCTCCTGTGGCCCGGCTTCTCCCGCTCCGCCAGCTCCATCCTCGGCGGCATGGTCCTCGGCCTCGACCGCCCCACCGCCACCCGCTTCAGCTTCTACCTGGGCGTCCCCACCCTGGGCGGCGCCGCCCTGCTGGACTTCATCAAAAGCCGCGACATCCTGGCCGAGATCGGCGTGCTCAACGTGCTGCTGGGCGCCGCCGTCAGCTTCGCCGTGGCCTACCTCTCCATCGGGTGGCTGCTGAGGTTCGTGTCCACCAACAACTTCAAACCCTTCGCCATCTACCGCGTGATCGTCGGCCTCATTATCCTCACCCTGATCGCCACCGGCGTCCTCAACAACGGCAACCTCGCCTGA
- a CDS encoding barstar family protein: MIQIFNEPPQGLQTAPKEPRIIAAGYQITLREIDFGTIHDKESLMLAFLKGLGLRDTFGRNWDALYDVLTDPNQTRPRYALILCDYAHFKKRHPHLAHDVEQVLLDAQHTAAQQERQLWLLLEEPDHDLKG, from the coding sequence GTGATCCAGATCTTCAACGAACCACCGCAGGGCCTCCAGACCGCACCGAAAGAACCACGAATCATCGCCGCCGGGTACCAGATCACCCTGAGGGAAATTGACTTCGGTACCATCCACGACAAGGAATCGCTCATGCTCGCCTTTCTCAAGGGCCTGGGCCTCCGCGACACCTTCGGCCGCAACTGGGACGCCCTGTACGACGTCCTGACTGACCCCAACCAGACCCGACCACGCTACGCTCTTATTCTCTGCGACTACGCCCACTTCAAAAAACGCCACCCTCACCTCGCCCATGACGTCGAACAGGTCCTGCTGGACGCCCAGCACACTGCAGCTCAACAGGAGCGGCAACTCTGGCTGCTCCTTGAAGAACCCGACCACGATCTTAAGGGCTAG